TTTATCTGAATCGCCAAGTTCGGCAAAAGGCAGGTCTTTAGCGTCAACTTTAATAACCGCAATATCTGTTTCAGGGTCTGTGCCTACAACTTTTGCTTTCAGTTCTCTATCATCTGAAAGTTTTACTGTAATTGTATTGGCGTCTTTTACAACGTGATTATTGGTAAGAATATAACCGTCGGCAGAGATGATAAAACCAGAACCCTGTCCCCTGCGAACCTGCTTGCGCTCTTTCGGCTGCTGTTGTTGCGGCTGCTGACGCTGACGCATCTGCGGTCCGAAAAATCTCTGGAAAAACTCATCATCTTCGAATGGATTAAAATATTGAAGCTTTTGTGTGTATGTCTGCTCTGTACTAATGAACACAACGGCCGGACTGACCTTTTCCGCTATGTCGGCAAATGCTTCGCCGGTATTACGCAAAGTTTCAATATCCGCTTTTTTGTCAGGAGCCGCCTGACATAATGGCGACAAAATAGAAATGGTTAAAATTGATAGAAACACCAATAAAGTCTTTTCACGTTTCATCCAGTTAGTCCTTTCAAAAATACTCATACTCTAAAAATATATAACAAGAATCAGATACGTAATTCAAAAACAATTGTTCAGTCATTAGTTATAATCGTATTTTTCCCCAATAGTTCTATACCTGTTTTTACCCTAAAAGGAGAATTTAGCATAAATATTTACTTACCAACGACTTGCATTTTAAATGAAATATGATATATATTTAGGGATGGAAATAATATATCAGGACAACGACATATTGGCGATTGATAAGCCCGCCGGCGTAAGCGTTACCCACGACCGCGGCGGAAACGACAGCATTATAGAATTGATTCAGCGAAAGCCCGGCTTTGAAGACACGCTTGTCGTCCACCGGCTCGACAAAGACACCAGCGGAATAATGGTACTGGCAAGAAACGCTGATTCGCATCGGCGTTACTGTCAGCTTTTCGAAGAATCCCAAGTCAGAAAAATTTATCTGGCACTGGTAACCGGCATACCTGATGGAACCACCGGCGAAATTGACGCCCCGCTTATGCAGGACAAAAAAGACGTACTAAAAATGTCGGTTGATATGAAAAAAGGCAAAGAATCGCAGACCCGCTGGCAGCTTTTGGCTGATTTTGGCAGAGTATCCCTCGTCGCCGCCCGCCCGCTGACAGGCAGAACGCATCAGATTCGCGTGCATTTTCAATACGCAGGTTTCCCATTAGCCATTGACCCGTTATACAGCGGCAATGAGCCGATTATGCTTTCGAGTTTCAAATCTAAATACAAGCTCGGCAAATTCGCCGAGGAAAAACCGCTAATCGAAAGATTAACGCTTTGCGCGTATGAGCTGGAGATAGAAAACCATCACTTTATCGCGCCGGTAGAGAAAAAACTCAAGGCAACGATAAAAATGCTCAAAAAATATAGCTCAAAGAAAAATTCCTCATTCCTGAACGAGGAGCATTTCGAGCAGATTCTGGCCTCAAAGCCCTTGACACTCGATATTTGATTTTGCTTGATTATCGGGCATTTTTTTGATAACCTTTTATCCCAACATAACTTGAGAGACTTTATGGCTGATAAAACAATAAAAATTGGATTAATAGGATTTGGAACCGTCGGCAGCGGAGTCGCAAAGATTCTGCTTGAAGATTCCGATTACATCAAAGCAAGAACCGGCATCAAACTTGAGCTTGCCAAAATCGTCGACGTGGACACCACAAAAGAACGCCCTGTCAAACTTCCTGCAGGAATTCTGACAAGCGACATAAACAGCATACTCAACGATAAAGAGATTCAAA
Above is a window of Planctomycetaceae bacterium DNA encoding:
- a CDS encoding RNA pseudouridine synthase, whose amino-acid sequence is MKYDIYLGMEIIYQDNDILAIDKPAGVSVTHDRGGNDSIIELIQRKPGFEDTLVVHRLDKDTSGIMVLARNADSHRRYCQLFEESQVRKIYLALVTGIPDGTTGEIDAPLMQDKKDVLKMSVDMKKGKESQTRWQLLADFGRVSLVAARPLTGRTHQIRVHFQYAGFPLAIDPLYSGNEPIMLSSFKSKYKLGKFAEEKPLIERLTLCAYELEIENHHFIAPVEKKLKATIKMLKKYSSKKNSSFLNEEHFEQILASKPLTLDI